One window of Neisseria subflava genomic DNA carries:
- a CDS encoding TatD family hydrolase: MTFTDTHCHLADPKLADTLPAVLTEAQAAGVVRFIVPATSPNDWQAVAQLERPSENIHIALGIHPWFSDGLNEAAFQELEKELTRHPQAWVGEIGLDFYGKEQTQAQRDTQTDVFIRQLILAQNLNRRVIIHNLKATAAIAAAVKIAGFTRGGIVHAFSGSVEEARILVKLGFKIGIGSLLLNPNAKKVRAALQALNDTDFVLETDSPFMLGHETNTPANIRRIAEIAAELRCVPLTQLAEITEQNVDSLLHTSP, from the coding sequence ATGACTTTCACCGACACCCACTGCCATCTTGCCGATCCCAAACTTGCCGATACGCTGCCTGCCGTGCTTACCGAAGCGCAAGCCGCCGGCGTGGTGCGTTTTATCGTACCGGCTACATCTCCCAATGATTGGCAGGCAGTTGCGCAGTTGGAAAGGCCGTCTGAAAACATCCATATCGCTTTGGGCATTCATCCGTGGTTTTCAGACGGCCTCAACGAAGCGGCATTCCAAGAGTTAGAGAAAGAATTAACCCGGCATCCGCAAGCATGGGTTGGCGAAATCGGCTTGGATTTTTATGGCAAAGAGCAAACCCAAGCGCAACGCGACACGCAAACCGACGTCTTTATCCGCCAACTCATCCTCGCCCAAAACCTCAACCGCCGCGTCATCATCCATAATCTGAAAGCCACCGCCGCCATTGCCGCCGCTGTTAAAATTGCCGGTTTCACACGAGGTGGTATCGTTCATGCTTTCTCCGGCAGCGTAGAAGAAGCACGGATTTTGGTGAAACTCGGCTTCAAAATCGGCATAGGCTCGCTGCTACTCAATCCCAATGCCAAAAAAGTCCGTGCCGCCTTACAAGCTTTAAACGACACGGATTTCGTTCTCGAAACCGACAGCCCCTTTATGCTCGGCCATGAAACCAATACCCCGGCCAACATCCGCCGTATCGCCGAAATTGCCGCCGAATTGCGCTGCGTACCGCTGACACAACTGGCTGAAATAACCGAGCAAAACGTGGATTCCCTGCTCCATACTTCCCCTTAA
- a CDS encoding NRAMP family divalent metal transporter, with amino-acid sequence MAEQHTHASTWKSKINALGPGIMMASAAVGGSHLIASTQAGALYGWQLALIIILTNLFKYPFFRFSAHYTLDTGKSLIEGYAEKSRVYLWVFLILCIASATINAGAVAIVTAAIVKMAIPSLTFDAGIVSVMIMVSCLLILASGRYKALDNVSKIIIVSLTIATVAAAAVAMSRGMQMKPDFIEPTPWTLTGLGFLIALMGWMPAPIEISAINSLWVTEKQRINPSSYRDGIFDFNVGYITSAILAVVFLALGAYVQYGNGEEVQMAGGKYVGQLINMYAVTIGDWSRPLVAFIAFACMYGTTITVVDGYARAIAEPVRLLRGKDKTGNVELFAWNVWVAGSGLAVIFWFNSAMAELLKFAMITAFVAAPVFAWLNYRLVKGDKRHKLTMGMNFLAIIGLIYLTGFTVLFLLNQTGILAAPK; translated from the coding sequence ATGGCTGAACAACATACACACGCTTCCACCTGGAAGAGCAAAATCAATGCTCTCGGCCCGGGTATCATGATGGCTTCGGCGGCAGTCGGCGGCTCGCACCTGATTGCCTCCACGCAGGCAGGTGCGCTTTACGGCTGGCAGCTTGCGCTGATCATTATTCTGACCAACCTGTTCAAATACCCGTTTTTCCGCTTCAGCGCACATTACACGCTGGATACGGGCAAAAGCCTGATTGAGGGCTATGCCGAAAAAAGTCGCGTTTATTTGTGGGTATTTTTGATTTTATGTATTGCATCGGCAACGATTAATGCCGGTGCAGTCGCCATCGTTACCGCCGCCATCGTCAAAATGGCGATCCCGTCGCTGACTTTCGATGCCGGCATAGTGTCCGTCATGATTATGGTTTCCTGCCTGCTGATTTTGGCAAGCGGCCGCTATAAAGCATTGGACAACGTTTCCAAAATCATCATCGTCAGCCTGACCATCGCCACCGTCGCCGCAGCCGCCGTGGCCATGTCTCGCGGCATGCAGATGAAGCCCGACTTTATCGAGCCGACCCCATGGACGCTGACCGGCTTGGGCTTCCTCATCGCGCTGATGGGCTGGATGCCTGCACCGATTGAAATTTCCGCCATCAACTCTTTGTGGGTTACCGAAAAACAACGCATCAACCCTTCCAGCTACCGCGACGGCATTTTTGACTTCAACGTCGGCTACATTACCAGCGCGATTTTGGCGGTCGTTTTCCTCGCCTTGGGTGCATATGTACAATACGGCAACGGCGAGGAAGTGCAAATGGCGGGCGGCAAATATGTCGGCCAGCTGATTAATATGTACGCTGTGACCATCGGCGACTGGTCTCGTCCATTAGTGGCATTTATTGCTTTCGCCTGCATGTACGGCACCACCATTACCGTAGTGGACGGCTACGCCCGCGCGATTGCCGAACCGGTACGCCTGCTGCGCGGCAAAGACAAAACCGGCAATGTCGAATTGTTTGCTTGGAACGTCTGGGTTGCAGGCTCAGGCTTGGCCGTAATTTTCTGGTTCAACAGCGCGATGGCGGAACTGCTCAAATTCGCCATGATTACCGCCTTCGTTGCCGCCCCTGTGTTCGCTTGGCTGAACTACCGCCTCGTCAAAGGCGACAAACGCCACAAACTGACCATGGGCATGAATTTCCTTGCCATTATCGGTTTGATTTACTTGACCGGCTTTACCGTTTTGTTCCTGCTGAACCAAACAGGCATCTTGGCTGCTCCTAAATAA
- the prfA gene encoding peptide chain release factor 1, which translates to MKPSILEKLQQLSDRLEEVTHLLGQPEATSDMDNYRKLTREHAELTPVVEVFQNYQLAQSDLADAEEMLSDPEMKDFAAEEIEAAKAKIDELDTELQKLLLPKDADDDKNIFIEVRAGTGGDEAALFAGDLLRMYSRYAERNRWQVEIVSANESELGGYKEVIARIIGLGAYSRLKFESGGHRVQRVPATESQGRIHTSACTVAVMPEADELEDIELNPADLRIDTFRASGAGGQHINKTDSAVRITHLPTGMVVECQDGRSQHANKAQAMKVLAARLNDAQKREAQAKEAAERKSLIGSGDRSERIRTYNYPQGRVTDHRINLTLHKLDFVMDGDLEEITNALIAEHQAELLAAMGD; encoded by the coding sequence ATGAAGCCGTCTATCTTAGAAAAACTACAACAACTCAGCGACCGACTGGAAGAAGTCACGCATCTGCTCGGACAGCCTGAAGCCACGTCCGACATGGACAACTACCGCAAACTCACACGCGAACACGCCGAACTGACCCCCGTGGTCGAAGTGTTCCAAAACTATCAGCTGGCGCAAAGCGACTTGGCGGATGCCGAAGAAATGCTGTCCGACCCTGAAATGAAAGACTTTGCCGCCGAAGAAATCGAAGCTGCCAAAGCCAAAATCGACGAACTCGATACCGAATTGCAAAAACTGCTACTGCCAAAAGATGCCGATGACGACAAAAACATCTTTATCGAAGTGCGCGCTGGTACCGGCGGCGACGAAGCCGCGCTGTTTGCTGGCGATTTGCTGCGTATGTACAGCCGCTACGCCGAGCGCAACCGCTGGCAGGTTGAAATCGTTTCCGCCAACGAAAGCGAATTAGGTGGCTATAAAGAAGTCATCGCCCGCATTATCGGCTTGGGTGCATACAGCCGTCTGAAATTTGAATCCGGCGGCCACCGCGTGCAACGCGTTCCTGCAACCGAAAGCCAAGGCCGTATCCACACTTCAGCCTGTACCGTCGCCGTCATGCCTGAAGCGGACGAACTCGAAGACATCGAATTGAACCCCGCCGACCTGCGCATCGACACCTTCCGCGCATCCGGCGCAGGCGGTCAGCACATCAACAAAACCGACTCCGCCGTCCGCATTACCCACTTACCGACAGGCATGGTAGTCGAATGCCAAGACGGCCGCAGCCAACACGCCAACAAAGCGCAGGCGATGAAAGTCCTCGCTGCCCGCTTAAACGACGCACAAAAACGCGAAGCCCAAGCCAAAGAAGCCGCCGAACGCAAATCCCTAATCGGCAGCGGCGACCGCAGCGAACGCATCCGCACCTACAACTACCCACAAGGCCGCGTGACTGACCACCGCATCAACCTTACCCTGCACAAACTGGATTTTGTGATGGACGGCGACTTGGAAGAAATCACCAATGCCCTGATTGCCGAGCATCAAGCCGAGCTTTTGGCGGCAATGGGGGATTGA
- the pta gene encoding phosphate acetyltransferase — protein MAKILIAPVSTGLSADAAAKAFAAALNAQVFQAVDSTTEALLAQGKSDDWFDALVGKVAALNADNLVIEGITPDADKLFLAGKNVELALSLDAGVVLALKSDNTDAAAVAQQLNLTKQLYTNSPGLLEGFIIDGAAAALGAQVAEQTGLTFFGSSDKLQDVSALAKREAKRLSPAQFRYNLIDFARKADMRIVLPEGAEPRTVAAAAICHEKGIARCVLLATREEVEAVAKERGISLPDSLEIIDPASLVEQYVEPMCELRKSKGLTPEDARKQLQDTVVLGTMMMAQNDVDGLVSGAVHTTANTIRPALQLIKTAPGASLVSSVFFMLLPNQVLAFGDCAVNPNPTPEQLADIAIQSADSAKAFGIDPKVAMISYSTINSGSGPDVDAVIEATKLANEKRPDLAIEGPLQYDAATVPSIGQSKAPGSAVAGQATVLIFPDLNTGNCTYKAVQRSANVLSVGPLLQGLRKPVNDLSRGALIEDIVFTIALTAVQAKQMQG, from the coding sequence ATGGCAAAAATCCTGATCGCACCGGTATCTACCGGCCTGAGCGCCGATGCAGCGGCAAAAGCATTTGCAGCGGCATTGAATGCACAAGTTTTCCAAGCCGTTGACTCCACTACAGAAGCCCTGTTGGCTCAAGGCAAGAGCGACGACTGGTTTGACGCGCTTGTCGGTAAAGTTGCAGCATTGAACGCAGATAACCTCGTTATCGAAGGCATTACTCCTGATGCGGACAAATTGTTCTTGGCAGGCAAAAACGTCGAATTGGCGTTGTCTTTGGACGCAGGCGTTGTATTGGCGCTGAAATCCGACAACACCGACGCAGCCGCCGTTGCCCAACAATTAAACCTCACCAAACAGCTCTACACCAACTCCCCGGGCTTATTGGAAGGCTTTATCATTGACGGTGCAGCCGCTGCTTTGGGCGCACAAGTTGCCGAACAAACCGGCCTGACTTTCTTCGGCTCCAGCGACAAACTACAAGACGTATCCGCTTTGGCTAAACGCGAAGCCAAACGCCTGTCTCCAGCCCAATTCCGTTACAACCTGATCGATTTCGCACGCAAAGCCGATATGCGCATCGTCCTGCCTGAAGGCGCAGAACCACGCACCGTCGCCGCCGCCGCTATCTGTCACGAAAAAGGCATCGCCCGTTGCGTACTATTGGCGACTCGCGAAGAAGTTGAAGCCGTAGCGAAAGAACGCGGCATTTCCCTGCCCGATTCTTTGGAAATCATCGATCCTGCTTCTTTGGTTGAGCAATATGTCGAGCCTATGTGTGAATTGCGCAAATCCAAAGGCCTGACTCCTGAAGATGCACGTAAACAGCTGCAAGACACCGTCGTACTGGGTACCATGATGATGGCTCAAAACGACGTGGACGGTTTGGTTTCCGGTGCAGTCCACACTACTGCCAACACCATCCGTCCTGCCCTGCAACTGATTAAAACCGCTCCGGGTGCAAGCCTCGTATCCAGCGTATTCTTCATGTTGCTGCCTAACCAAGTTTTAGCTTTCGGCGACTGCGCGGTTAACCCGAACCCAACTCCGGAACAACTGGCCGATATCGCCATCCAATCTGCCGACAGCGCCAAAGCTTTCGGTATCGATCCAAAAGTAGCCATGATTTCCTACTCTACCATCAACTCAGGCAGCGGCCCTGATGTCGATGCAGTAATCGAAGCCACCAAACTGGCTAATGAAAAACGCCCTGATTTGGCCATCGAAGGTCCGTTGCAATACGATGCGGCTACCGTTCCATCTATCGGCCAATCCAAAGCTCCGGGCAGCGCTGTCGCTGGTCAGGCAACTGTCCTGATTTTCCCAGACCTCAATACCGGCAACTGTACTTACAAAGCCGTACAACGCAGCGCCAACGTCCTGAGCGTAGGCCCGTTGTTGCAAGGTTTGCGCAAACCGGTTAACGACTTGTCCCGCGGTGCATTGATTGAAGACATCGTCTTCACCATCGCTCTGACTGCCGTTCAAGCCAAACAAATGCAAGGCTGA
- the trmA gene encoding tRNA (uridine(54)-C5)-methyltransferase TrmA has protein sequence MTAYQQQLADKKQYLQQLFQGLDFPEIEVFESPEQHYRMRAEFRIWHEGGEMFYAMFERGQKASGASLIRCDQFPAASESINTLMPKLIEAASNHPELKNRWYAVEFLSTLSGEMLVTMIYHKKLNDAWQQAAQELAHNLGIHIIGRSRGQKIVLSQDFVTEALEVNGKTFRYRQIEGGFTQPNAQVCQKMLTWACDAAQNLGKDLLELYCGNGNFTLPLSQHFNQVLATEVSKTSVNAAQWNIEANQITNLKIARLSAEEFTEAYTQNREFRRLQEQGIDLKNYDFSTIFVDPPRAGIDDETLKLVARFDNVLYISCNPETLRANLDTLCQTHTIERAALFDQFPFTHHIESGVWLKKK, from the coding sequence ATGACTGCCTACCAGCAACAACTAGCCGACAAAAAGCAATATCTTCAGCAACTATTCCAAGGGCTGGATTTCCCTGAAATCGAAGTCTTTGAATCTCCGGAACAGCATTACAGGATGCGTGCCGAGTTCCGCATCTGGCATGAAGGCGGCGAAATGTTTTACGCCATGTTTGAGCGCGGGCAAAAGGCAAGCGGGGCAAGCCTGATCCGTTGCGACCAATTTCCTGCCGCGTCCGAATCCATCAATACCTTAATGCCGAAACTGATTGAAGCCGCATCCAATCATCCCGAGCTGAAAAACCGCTGGTACGCCGTCGAATTTTTGTCCACTTTAAGCGGCGAAATGCTGGTTACCATGATTTACCACAAGAAGCTGAACGACGCATGGCAACAAGCCGCGCAAGAGCTGGCGCACAATTTAGGCATCCACATCATCGGCCGCAGCCGCGGACAAAAAATCGTATTGAGCCAAGATTTTGTGACTGAAGCGTTGGAAGTCAACGGCAAGACCTTCCGCTATCGTCAAATCGAGGGCGGCTTTACCCAACCCAATGCCCAAGTGTGCCAAAAAATGCTGACTTGGGCGTGTGATGCTGCGCAAAACTTAGGCAAAGACCTGCTTGAGCTGTACTGCGGCAACGGCAATTTCACCCTGCCGCTTTCGCAACATTTCAATCAGGTGCTGGCGACCGAAGTTTCCAAAACTTCCGTCAACGCCGCCCAATGGAATATTGAAGCCAACCAAATTACCAATCTTAAAATCGCCCGCCTGTCTGCGGAAGAGTTTACCGAGGCCTACACGCAAAACCGTGAATTCCGCCGCCTGCAAGAACAAGGCATTGACTTGAAAAACTATGATTTTTCAACTATTTTTGTCGATCCTCCACGCGCCGGTATTGATGATGAAACGCTCAAATTGGTTGCCCGATTCGACAACGTCCTCTATATTTCCTGCAATCCTGAGACCCTTCGCGCCAACCTAGACACGCTCTGTCAAACCCATACCATCGAACGCGCCGCCCTATTCGACCAATTCCCATTTACCCACCATATCGAAAGCGGCGTTTGGTTGAAGAAGAAATAA
- a CDS encoding zinc-dependent alcohol dehydrogenase family protein, with product MKAMVYHGANDIRFEEKPRPQIIDPTDAVVKIVKTTICGTDLGIWKGKNPEVADGRILGHEGIGIVEEVGDAVKNIKVDDKVIISCVSKCCTCDNCKIQLYSHCRNGGWILGYMIDGTQAEYVRTPYADNSLVPLPDNVNEEVALLLSDALPTAHEIGVQYGDVKPGDTVFIAGAGPVGMSALLTAQLYSPAAIIVCDMDENRLKLAKELGATHTINPASGDVSKQVAAIVGEDGVDCAIEAVGIPATWNMCQDIVKPGGHIAVVGVHGQSVDFKLEKLWIKNLAITTGLVNANTTEMLMKAISSSSVDYTKMMTHHFKFSELEKAYDVFKHAAENQAMKVVLEAD from the coding sequence ATGAAAGCAATGGTTTATCATGGCGCAAACGACATCCGTTTCGAAGAAAAACCCCGCCCTCAAATTATCGATCCGACCGATGCAGTCGTCAAAATCGTTAAAACCACAATTTGCGGTACTGACTTGGGTATTTGGAAAGGTAAAAACCCTGAAGTTGCCGACGGTCGTATTCTCGGTCATGAGGGTATCGGTATTGTAGAAGAAGTCGGCGATGCTGTAAAAAACATCAAAGTCGATGATAAAGTCATTATTTCATGTGTTAGCAAATGCTGTACTTGCGACAACTGTAAAATCCAACTTTATTCACACTGCCGCAACGGCGGTTGGATCTTGGGCTATATGATTGACGGTACTCAGGCCGAATACGTCCGTACGCCTTATGCAGACAACAGCTTGGTTCCGCTGCCTGACAACGTCAACGAAGAAGTTGCCCTGCTGTTGAGCGATGCTTTGCCGACCGCCCACGAAATCGGCGTGCAATATGGCGATGTGAAACCTGGCGATACCGTATTCATCGCCGGTGCCGGCCCTGTCGGTATGTCTGCATTGCTGACTGCGCAACTGTATAGCCCTGCTGCCATCATCGTTTGCGATATGGACGAAAACCGCTTGAAACTGGCGAAAGAATTGGGCGCGACCCATACCATCAACCCTGCTTCCGGCGATGTAAGCAAACAAGTTGCCGCTATCGTCGGCGAAGACGGCGTAGATTGCGCCATCGAAGCGGTCGGTATCCCTGCAACTTGGAATATGTGCCAAGACATCGTGAAACCCGGCGGCCATATTGCTGTGGTCGGTGTGCATGGTCAATCCGTTGATTTCAAACTGGAAAAACTTTGGATTAAAAACCTTGCCATCACAACAGGCCTGGTTAACGCGAATACCACCGAAATGCTGATGAAAGCCATTTCCAGCAGCTCAGTGGATTACACCAAAATGATGACCCACCATTTCAAATTCAGCGAATTGGAAAAAGCTTACGATGTATTCAAACACGCTGCTGAAAACCAAGCCATGAAAGTGGTTTTGGAAGCGGATTGA
- the mutY gene encoding A/G-specific adenine glycosylase: MNTHTSFAQRLIDWQRQHGRHDLPWQIKDPYSVWLSEIMLQQTQVATVLDYYPRFLAKFPTVQSLAAAQQDEVLSLWAGLGYYSRARNLHKAAQQVVRQFGGIFPSERKDLETLCGVGRSTAAAISAFAFNRRETILDGNVKRVLCRVFAQDGNPQDKKFENSLWTLAESLLPSENTDMPAYTQGLMDLGATVCKRTKPLCHQCPMADICEAKKQNRIDELPRKKTAPEVQTLPLYWLIIHHTDGALLLEKRPAKGIWGGLYCVPCFEKLDDLYAYAERFGIVSDGLEEQTTFTHRLTHRLLMITPFQTQQRPSEHLSDGLWISAEQLADYGLPKPLIKYLAKG; the protein is encoded by the coding sequence ATGAACACACACACATCCTTTGCACAACGACTCATCGATTGGCAACGGCAGCATGGCCGTCACGACTTGCCTTGGCAGATCAAAGACCCCTATTCCGTCTGGCTTTCAGAAATCATGCTCCAACAAACGCAGGTTGCTACCGTATTGGACTACTATCCGCGTTTCTTAGCCAAATTCCCAACCGTGCAATCGCTTGCCGCTGCGCAGCAAGACGAGGTTTTATCCTTGTGGGCAGGCTTGGGCTATTACAGCCGCGCACGCAATCTGCACAAAGCAGCGCAACAAGTCGTCAGACAATTCGGCGGTATCTTTCCATCCGAACGCAAAGACTTAGAAACGCTCTGCGGCGTAGGCAGAAGTACCGCCGCCGCTATTTCTGCCTTTGCTTTTAACCGACGAGAAACCATCTTGGACGGCAACGTCAAACGCGTTCTCTGCCGTGTCTTTGCCCAAGACGGCAATCCGCAAGATAAGAAATTTGAAAACTCGCTTTGGACGCTTGCCGAAAGCCTACTGCCGTCTGAAAACACTGATATGCCTGCCTACACGCAAGGCTTGATGGACTTGGGCGCAACCGTCTGCAAACGAACAAAACCTTTGTGCCATCAATGCCCGATGGCAGACATCTGCGAAGCAAAAAAACAAAACCGCATTGACGAGCTGCCCCGCAAAAAAACTGCCCCCGAAGTGCAAACCCTACCGCTTTATTGGCTGATTATTCACCACACTGACGGCGCATTATTGCTTGAAAAACGCCCTGCCAAAGGCATTTGGGGCGGTCTGTATTGCGTCCCCTGTTTTGAAAAATTAGACGATTTGTATGCTTACGCCGAACGCTTCGGTATTGTTTCAGACGGCCTTGAAGAACAAACCACATTTACCCACCGCCTGACCCACCGCTTATTGATGATTACCCCTTTTCAGACGCAACAAAGGCCGTCTGAACATCTTTCAGACGGCCTTTGGATATCAGCGGAACAGTTGGCGGATTATGGTTTACCCAAACCTTTAATCAAATATTTGGCGAAAGGCTAA
- a CDS encoding zinc-finger domain-containing protein, which yields MSTQSEKNVVVIKPQDLPLHCSGPNHETWNGHPRVFLPIQSNSEIECPYCGTYYRLDGEIPHHHY from the coding sequence ATGAGTACACAATCTGAAAAAAACGTTGTAGTCATCAAGCCGCAGGATTTGCCGCTGCATTGCTCCGGCCCTAATCATGAAACATGGAACGGCCATCCGCGTGTGTTCTTGCCGATTCAGTCCAACAGTGAGATTGAATGCCCGTATTGCGGCACTTATTACCGGCTTGATGGCGAGATTCCGCATCACCATTACTAA
- a CDS encoding DMP19 family protein produces the protein MTTLLRLQDFDTSDSASFLYTLSAAYLDHTEQTGDEDMSSLNDEQHTLIALCYLDSQVQEGGFVQLIASGYGEYIFGNPVADSLRRWRIKPIPKILDKAKALYEKHGESIEKMADEQRDFDEIRKAFPDFEELDGDYYDVADEDLETAAAYVQANWDKFAKLSD, from the coding sequence ATGACTACCCTGCTCCGCCTTCAAGATTTCGATACTTCCGATTCCGCTTCATTTCTTTATACACTCAGTGCAGCCTATTTGGATCACACTGAACAGACAGGCGATGAAGACATGTCCAGCCTCAACGACGAACAGCATACATTAATCGCACTTTGTTACCTCGACAGCCAGGTTCAAGAAGGCGGCTTTGTACAGCTTATCGCTTCAGGATACGGAGAATACATCTTCGGCAATCCGGTTGCTGACAGCCTGCGCCGCTGGCGCATCAAGCCGATACCAAAAATCTTAGACAAAGCCAAGGCTCTGTACGAAAAACACGGCGAATCCATTGAAAAAATGGCAGACGAGCAAAGGGATTTCGACGAAATCCGCAAAGCTTTTCCCGATTTTGAAGAGCTTGACGGCGATTATTATGACGTTGCCGATGAAGACTTGGAAACTGCGGCAGCGTACGTTCAGGCAAATTGGGATAAATTTGCCAAACTGTCAGACTGA
- a CDS encoding M48 family metallopeptidase, with translation MLKKWNKKYWAGMGVILALTGCTSVADMVGYDTATLNEDAAKSYSQVIQNARGQKALDVSSPTAQRVQRVFARLRPHAERANKTGVPFNWQMNVIRSDEMNAWAMPGGKMAVYTGIVEKLKLTDDEIAAVVGHEMTHALLEHSKKALGGQVLTGLGGSILASSTGVDGDLVGLGADLLATKPFSRYQESEADAGGVRLMAEAGYNPEAAVSVWEKMNKVQGGSSLAILSTHPTNQARINAIRKMLPEVMPIYQKNKR, from the coding sequence ATGTTGAAAAAATGGAATAAAAAATATTGGGCCGGCATGGGTGTGATTTTGGCGTTGACCGGCTGTACTTCTGTAGCGGATATGGTTGGCTACGATACTGCGACTTTGAATGAAGATGCTGCCAAAAGTTACTCACAAGTCATTCAAAACGCGCGTGGTCAAAAAGCTTTGGATGTTTCATCTCCAACTGCTCAACGCGTTCAACGCGTGTTTGCACGTCTGCGTCCTCATGCTGAGCGCGCCAACAAAACCGGCGTGCCTTTCAACTGGCAGATGAACGTTATCCGCAGTGATGAAATGAACGCATGGGCAATGCCGGGCGGTAAAATGGCCGTGTACACCGGTATAGTAGAGAAATTGAAGCTGACTGATGATGAAATTGCCGCCGTTGTCGGCCATGAAATGACCCATGCTTTGTTGGAACACAGTAAAAAAGCTTTGGGCGGACAAGTATTGACCGGCTTGGGCGGTTCGATTTTGGCCAGCTCAACCGGTGTGGATGGTGATTTGGTCGGTTTGGGTGCAGATTTGTTGGCGACCAAACCGTTCTCACGTTATCAGGAAAGCGAAGCGGATGCCGGCGGTGTGCGTTTGATGGCTGAAGCAGGCTACAATCCTGAGGCTGCGGTAAGTGTGTGGGAAAAAATGAACAAAGTACAGGGCGGCAGCTCATTGGCTATTTTGTCGACCCATCCGACCAATCAGGCGCGTATCAATGCGATCCGCAAAATGTTGCCTGAAGTGATGCCGATTTATCAGAAAAACAAACGTTAA
- a CDS encoding serine hydrolase yields the protein MVWTGVALAFASAPAVANDMDVLGQFLEQNFPVQNDPLEAFALSHADQVEAQAALAGPLLSSQSALIFNNKTGEVLYQKNPDRVMPIASISKLMSAMVVLDAHLDMNEPITITEAEIDRLKGTGSRLSIGTTLTRGELLHLSLMSSENRATHALGRTYPGGMSAFVAAMNAKAQSLGMTSSRFYEPTGLNFQNVSTARDLNRMVAAASKYPLIRKNSTSNYGSVWTANGRQNYKNSNALVREGSWNIELQKTGYIREAGRSMVVKANVQNQPITIVLLNSPSSTTRVNDARKIESWMLQRRS from the coding sequence ATGGTATGGACAGGTGTGGCATTGGCCTTTGCTTCTGCGCCTGCCGTTGCCAATGATATGGATGTATTGGGACAATTTTTGGAGCAAAATTTCCCAGTGCAAAATGACCCGCTGGAAGCTTTTGCATTGAGTCATGCCGACCAAGTCGAAGCTCAAGCCGCTTTGGCAGGTCCTCTGCTGTCTTCGCAATCTGCTTTGATTTTCAATAATAAAACCGGTGAAGTGCTGTATCAGAAAAACCCTGATCGTGTCATGCCGATTGCCTCTATTTCCAAATTGATGAGCGCGATGGTGGTTTTGGATGCGCATCTGGATATGAACGAGCCGATTACGATTACCGAGGCTGAAATCGACCGTTTGAAAGGTACGGGCAGCCGTTTGAGCATCGGCACGACGCTGACACGCGGCGAACTGTTGCACCTGAGCCTGATGAGCAGTGAAAACCGTGCTACTCATGCATTGGGCCGTACGTATCCGGGCGGTATGAGCGCATTTGTTGCGGCTATGAATGCCAAAGCGCAAAGCCTGGGTATGACCAGCAGTCGTTTCTATGAGCCTACCGGTTTGAATTTCCAAAACGTTTCCACTGCACGCGATTTGAACCGCATGGTTGCGGCAGCCAGTAAGTATCCGCTGATTCGCAAAAATTCGACTTCAAATTACGGCTCGGTTTGGACGGCAAATGGTCGTCAAAACTACAAAAACTCCAATGCCTTGGTGCGTGAGGGCAGCTGGAATATCGAATTGCAGAAAACCGGCTATATTCGTGAAGCAGGACGTTCTATGGTGGTTAAGGCCAATGTACAGAATCAGCCGATTACCATTGTATTGCTCAACTCTCCGTCTTCCACAACCCGCGTGAACGATGCGCGTAAGATTGAGTCTTGGATGCTGCAGCGCCGTTCTTAA